CAACCGAATCACCGCTTCCGTTATCGCCCAAGAAGCCGGAGTCGATGACTTCATCGCCGAAGCTACGCCAGAAGACAAAATCGCCGTGATTCAGCGCGAACAAGCAGCAGGTAAATTGGTTGCCATGACTGGCGATGGCACCAACGATGCCCCAGCCTTGGCTCAAGCGAATGTGGGTGTAGCGATGAACTCTGGCACTCAGGCGGCGAAAGAAGCGGCGAATATGGTGGATTTGGATTCTGACCCCACCAAGTTAATCGACTTAGTGACAATCGGCAAACAACTGTTAATTACTCGCGGGGCGCTGACTACTTTTTCCCTTTCAAATGATATAGCCAAATACTTCGCGATCATCCCCGCGATATTTGCTTCATCTGGAATTAATAGTCTCAATCTTATGGGATTAGCGAGTGCCAAATCGGCGGTTTTATCAGCTCTGATTTACAACGCTTTGATTATTCCCGCTTTGATTCCTTTGGCGCTGACTGGAGTTAAATTCAGACCGCTCACGGCTAATCAATTGCTGCAACGAAATATCCTAATTTATGGCTTGGGTGGAGTGATTGCGCCGTTTATTGCAATTAAAGTAATTGATGTTTTGATTGCTGCTGTGGGTTTAGCTTAAAAAGAACCGCTCCAGAACACAAAGAGAAGGAGCGAACACGGAGATTTATGAAGCGATTTAATTTGAGTGAGATATTTTCGGTGGAAATGGTTCAGAGTATTGATTTGTTGAAGGCGCAATGGCGCAAGCAACCTTTGCTGCGGCAACTATTTATTCTGTTGTGCTTGAATCTGCTGATAACGCCAGCTGTGCAAGCCGCAACCGGAGGAACTCTTTCTTCAGGACAAACTTTCTGGTTGATGGCACTCGGTCTACTAACGATAACCTTGTCGATTTACCTGTTTGTGGTTATTTTCCAACCGGAACGCTTCTAAAAAACATTTTTGAGGTTTGAATTTTCAATAAAACTCAAAGCTCTGCAAGGGCAGGGTATCCCGGCTCCTACAAAACTCCCATTTTTTAGGTCTTTTATGCGAGAAACTATTAAAGCAATTCGAGTCGCCTTAGTTCTCTGGATACTAACAGCAATCATTTATCCCTTGTTCACGATAATAGTTGGGCAAGTTTTGTTTTCCTATCAGGCAAATGGCAGCATCATCGAAAATCAAGGACGAGTCTATGGCTCTGCCTTAATAGGTCAACCCTTCTCTTCTCCTCAATATTTCACAAGTCGTCCTAGCACGACGAACTACAGCAGCTTTACAGCCGCAGAACGCGATCCAAAGAATATAAGTCAAATCACTGGTGTATCTGGTGCCAGCAACCTTGCTCCTACCAATCCAGATTTACTCAAGCGAGTAGAAGCGACAACCCAACAATTGAAAGCGTCTGGTATCCAGCCCACAGCCGATATAGTTTACACCTCTGGCTCTAGCTTAGATCCTCATATCAGCGTAGAAACTGCCTATAACCAAGCCGCAAGGGTGGCGGCGGCTCGCTCTTTATCAGCAGATCGAGTTCAAGCATTAATTCCCAAATACACTGATGGTAGATTTTTGGGGATTTTCGGAGAACCTGGGGTGAATGTCCTCAAGTTGAATTTAGCGTTAGATAATTTACAATCTGCCAGTAATTTATAGTTCATCGTGAAAGGCAATGAACAATGAACAATTAACATCTAACAATTATGATTCCTAAAAGTGAGTTTTCAGGAGCGCTGAATTCTAACATTCGTCCCGCCCGACGAGGCAACCACAAAATATACATTGGCATGGCTCCCGGTGTCGGCAAAACTTACCGGATGCTGGAAGAAGCCCACCAACTTAAACAGGAAGGGATTGATGTTGTTATCGGGTTGCTGGAAACCCACGGGCGAAAGGAGACGGC
This DNA window, taken from Coleofasciculus sp. FACHB-T130, encodes the following:
- the kdpC gene encoding K(+)-transporting ATPase subunit C, which produces MRETIKAIRVALVLWILTAIIYPLFTIIVGQVLFSYQANGSIIENQGRVYGSALIGQPFSSPQYFTSRPSTTNYSSFTAAERDPKNISQITGVSGASNLAPTNPDLLKRVEATTQQLKASGIQPTADIVYTSGSSLDPHISVETAYNQAARVAAARSLSADRVQALIPKYTDGRFLGIFGEPGVNVLKLNLALDNLQSASNL
- the kdpF gene encoding K(+)-transporting ATPase subunit F, which produces MKRFNLSEIFSVEMVQSIDLLKAQWRKQPLLRQLFILLCLNLLITPAVQAATGGTLSSGQTFWLMALGLLTITLSIYLFVVIFQPERF